The genomic segment CGGCGGGTCGTTGGAGCCCGCGCGGTTGGAGGCGCCGACGAGGTTGCGCAGGATGCGGAGGATGATGTCGCGCTTGGTGGCGGGCTGGAGATCCGCTTCGCGGAGGGGCTCGCCCGTGTTCAACTGCACGAGCCGTTCGGCGTCGCGTCGCGAGAGCGTCTTGCCGCCATCGAACACGTCAAGCAACTGGGCGTCGCCCTTCGCGGGCTTGTGCTGCACGACAAAATGGCTCGGCAGCGGAATACCGCGGATGCCTTCGACCCCGGCGCGCCGCGCGAGCTCGATGAAAAGCACCGAAAGCGTGATCGGCAGCCCCTCCCGGTCGTCCATCACGCCGCTCATGTGGGAGTTCGCGCGGTTGTAGTAATCGCTGCGGCTTCCGTGGAAACCCGACTCGGTGAACATGAAGCTCACGAGCGCGGCGACCCGTGACGCCTCGTCGGTTTTTCCCGCGAGACGGCCGCGGGCATCCGCGGCCATGGCATCGAGCTGCCTGCGGTAGGCGTCGACGTCCATCTCCGGATTGTCGAGTTTGGCCAGCAACAGCGCGGCGTGGAACAGGTCGATCGTTTCCTCGGGTTGCGCGAGCGCCTTCACCAGGGCGTCCTGAACGGCCTTGTGGTGCACCGCGAGGGCGAGCCGTTTGAGCTGCCGGCCCTCGGCTTCGAGCTGCTTCGCCCGCTCGGCAAGAATCCCAGGCACGGCCGCGGCGTGCGGCTGGAGTGCCTCGATGGTTTTCAAGTCGAGCGCGCCGGTGGCCGGGAGCTTCTCGACCTGCTTGAGGATGCCCGCCACGACGTCCGGCGAGGGCGTGGTGGGCGTGAGGTTCGTGCCGACGGCGAATTCCTTGAACTGCGCCTGCGTGTCGCGGAACTTCGCGAGACCGGCCTTGCCCGCGGTCAATTCGCCGTCGTCCGTCTCGGCGACGAGATGGCCATTGACGAAGCACGTTGTCCGGTCCCTTGTGACGCGGACTTTGAGCGTGTTCCAGTCGCCGGGCTTGTAATGCGGCGTCGCGACTTCCTGCAGCACATGCCATGTAAAGACATTTGGTCCGTCAAATCGCGTCAGGCGGAGCCGGCCGGCGCTTGGATAAAACCCGTAATGCCGGTCGCCGCCGTCGCTCTCAAAGATGAGCCCCGCGGCGCCCGACTCGTCATCGAGCTTCACCGTCACGCTCACGTCGTAAGGTCGCGCGGGCACCACGCGCTGCGAGACGAGCAATGACCGCCCGCCGAAGCCATTGCCCGCGCCCTCGACGGAGATGCGACCGGCCTTCTGCGTCCACCGAGCACCGTTGACTTGC from the Verrucomicrobiota bacterium genome contains:
- a CDS encoding tetratricopeptide repeat protein yields the protein MRTSLAIWSAVLVTVTMALRAAEPPAKESAQAPAPAKASKGEPASKPVEELAAIAKPSIVVISHYGRDGGVDGVGAGFVISTNGLIATSLHVIGEARPISVQFADGRKFHATHVHAWDRSRDLAIIQIAASNTPALALGDSDTLKQGTPVVALGSPRGLDFSVVQGVVSAKRDIELAEMIQLAIPIEPGNSGGPLLDMQGRVHGILTLKSAITENLGFAMPVNALKPLLAKPNTVPLDRWLTIGALNPREWAQVNGARWTQKAGRISVEGAGNGFGGRSLLVSQRVVPARPYDVSVTVKLDDESGAAGLIFESDGGDRHYGFYPSAGRLRLTRFDGPNVFTWHVLQEVATPHYKPGDWNTLKVRVTRDRTTCFVNGHLVAETDDGELTAGKAGLAKFRDTQAQFKEFAVGTNLTPTTPSPDVVAGILKQVEKLPATGALDLKTIEALQPHAAAVPGILAERAKQLEAEGRQLKRLALAVHHKAVQDALVKALAQPEETIDLFHAALLLAKLDNPEMDVDAYRRQLDAMAADARGRLAGKTDEASRVAALVSFMFTESGFHGSRSDYYNRANSHMSGVMDDREGLPITLSVLFIELARRAGVEGIRGIPLPSHFVVQHKPAKGDAQLLDVFDGGKTLSRRDAERLVQLNTGEPLREADLQPATKRDIILRILRNLVGASNRAGSNDPPLRYFEIICALAPDSPRDRLSRGLLRAQSGDTSGARDDLTYVLEKQPRGIDLDRVKEVLRRLNREP